DNA sequence from the Sinorhizobium alkalisoli genome:
TTCGGGGGTCCGCTTCAAGGTAGCCGACATGACCTGCGACCATTGCGCGGGTACGATACGCAAGGCCTTCGCGACGACCATGCCGGGGACCGAGATCTCCATTGATCTGGCGTCTCGGGAGGTTACGGTAGCGGGAGACGCGGCCGCAGCCGCAGAGACCCTTCGGACAGCCGGCTACGAGCCCCAGCCGATCGGCTGAACCACGAGAGCAGCCGCTCGGCAGTGATCAAGGCAAACCTCTGAGGCTCCGACATCGAAGGGTCTCGGAGGCGTGCGCCTGGGGAGCGGCCGTGTCTCACGGGACCTGGTATTCGGATCGACGGCTTTCACGGCTTTCCACTGCACTAACGCAATGCCCCCAGGTCATGTCGGGGACGTCGATGTGGTGCACTTGGAAGTCTCCTTTTTATCTGAACCCGATCGGTGGAAACCAAGGGTCGGGACGTATAATCGAATGGAGTCGTGCGGCTGCCAGGGTGAGCCCGCAAGTCTGATGGTTGAGGACTCGACCAGGAGACGAGTGTTCTCTGCCGCGGCATCAGACTTCCCCAACGCCGTGGGCGGGGTACCAGACTGACGCAGCCGCCGATCAGGCCCGGCGAGAGCTTCCTGTACGAGTTCATCCTGCCGGATGCGGGACCTTCTGGCGCCACCCGCATGCAACAGTCTCGCGCAGCTCGGCGGCAGTCTTGCCGGAGCGGTCATCGTCGAGCG
Encoded proteins:
- a CDS encoding heavy-metal-associated domain-containing protein, encoding MCGEHQHHASSASEPAVSGVRFKVADMTCDHCAGTIRKAFATTMPGTEISIDLASREVTVAGDAAAAAETLRTAGYEPQPIG